A portion of the Deinococcus peraridilitoris DSM 19664 genome contains these proteins:
- a CDS encoding DUF3592 domain-containing protein, protein MKNKIGLLMFCLLFGLPFSAFGVLAIKSMADTLSSWWTARDWMAVSAHVLRPEPAAVNGEATLRYIYHFRGRRYESSRLGLTADNDIGNWQQAQRQRLAGALSEGKTVTVWVNPARPDHSVFNRDLHFGQLLFLLPFATLFPLVGLGACWGAWHTVRMTPSKEHGPPANQKRIRSSEGQGEGALALFALFWNLLTMPIAAFVLLERPGLGAHWLVLIFPLIGLALIKTILRSRLERRRLGTTTLTLSPTQPTLGSLLIAHIEFEKPPGNDVFALELISEHVDRRGSGKHTTTRTRLLWEQELRIRASNKTLRCQFELPAEGQASEAEGRHFIRWFLRLNWPDGRHSRDFPLTITQAGPDTPSAAEPGTPASALPAVTAPEPVDLPSSLVTLTPLANGLRLDYAVSRHRSLAGTLALVGAVFFGTAVLLGSRAVSGPSIVLLVFAALGVALLVVGFQHWNCPLRIEASSHGLTVRGRTLLRQVDGRWPAGVVRRIRPTVSYSSRSYPQQRYFYALQAELDSGAKVSLGDGIASRAVADLLARRIEEALRRPY, encoded by the coding sequence ATGAAGAACAAAATCGGTCTGCTGATGTTCTGCCTGCTGTTCGGTCTGCCTTTCAGCGCGTTCGGGGTGCTGGCCATCAAAAGCATGGCTGACACCCTGAGCAGCTGGTGGACGGCCCGGGACTGGATGGCCGTGTCGGCGCACGTACTGCGGCCCGAGCCCGCCGCCGTGAACGGTGAAGCCACCCTGCGTTACATCTATCATTTCAGAGGGCGACGCTACGAATCATCGAGGCTTGGGCTCACGGCGGACAATGACATCGGGAATTGGCAGCAGGCGCAGCGTCAGCGGCTTGCCGGGGCACTGAGCGAGGGAAAGACCGTCACCGTGTGGGTCAATCCGGCTCGGCCCGACCACTCGGTGTTCAATCGTGATCTGCACTTCGGGCAGCTGCTGTTCTTGTTGCCCTTTGCCACGCTGTTTCCCCTGGTGGGTCTGGGTGCCTGCTGGGGTGCCTGGCACACGGTACGGATGACCCCAAGCAAGGAGCACGGGCCGCCGGCCAATCAAAAACGCATTCGGTCAAGTGAAGGGCAGGGAGAGGGGGCGCTTGCCTTGTTCGCTCTGTTCTGGAATCTGCTGACCATGCCGATCGCCGCCTTCGTTTTGCTCGAACGCCCAGGTCTGGGCGCGCACTGGCTCGTCCTGATCTTTCCATTGATCGGCCTGGCGTTGATCAAAACCATCCTTCGCAGCCGCCTGGAGCGACGCCGCCTGGGCACCACGACCCTGACGCTCTCGCCGACCCAGCCGACGCTCGGCTCTCTGCTCATCGCCCACATCGAGTTCGAGAAACCACCTGGAAATGACGTGTTCGCGCTGGAACTGATCAGCGAGCATGTGGATCGGCGCGGGAGTGGGAAACACACGACCACCCGTACCCGCCTGCTGTGGGAACAGGAACTCCGCATTCGCGCTTCGAACAAGACCCTGCGCTGTCAGTTCGAGCTGCCCGCGGAAGGTCAGGCGAGCGAAGCGGAAGGCCGGCACTTTATACGCTGGTTCCTCAGGCTCAACTGGCCGGATGGCCGTCACAGCCGTGATTTTCCGCTGACCATCACGCAGGCTGGACCGGACACACCCAGCGCCGCAGAGCCGGGAACGCCGGCTTCAGCGCTGCCTGCCGTGACCGCACCCGAACCCGTTGATCTCCCCTCCTCGCTGGTGACGCTCACACCGTTGGCAAATGGCTTGCGCCTTGATTACGCCGTCAGCCGTCACCGAAGCCTGGCCGGAACACTGGCACTGGTGGGAGCGGTTTTCTTTGGGACTGCCGTTCTGCTGGGGTCACGCGCGGTGAGTGGACCGTCAATTGTGCTGCTGGTATTCGCGGCGCTGGGCGTGGCCCTGCTGGTGGTCGGCTTTCAGCACTGGAACTGCCCCCTGCGAATCGAGGCGTCGAGTCACGGACTCACCGTGCGCGGCCGCACGCTGCTCAGGCAGGTCGATGGTCGGTGGCCGGCTGGGGTCGTCAGGCGCATTCGGCCCACGGTGTCTTATTCCAGTAGAAGCTACCCCCAGCAACGGTATTTCTACGCCTTGCAGGCAGAGCTGGACTCCGGAGCGAAGGTCAGTCTGGGCGACGGCATCGCGTCGCGGGCGGTCGCGGACCTGCTGGCGCGCCGTATTGAGGAAGCGCTGCGCAGACCGTACTGA
- a CDS encoding nucleotidyltransferase domain-containing protein gives MTDTAFSGALLWPHHQRTVERLVRRFEHDPRFEALLVGGSLVKGFGREDSDVDIMLIATPDEFRQRQARGDYSYFSEEECDYAGGYVDGKILDLAFLQDVARRGSEPARAAFVGAYPAFSRLPDLERLLQRITAYPDDERPEKMRAFYGHVLIMNWYVGEAEKRGDLYLLRHTSTELALYAGRLFLAHNRILYPYHKWFMRRLQQAPDKPADLTSRLEQLLATPSRETAQALLECVNGFQDWGMDFGDATRYFLENREWNWRELRTPLEDR, from the coding sequence ATGACCGATACGGCTTTTTCGGGCGCCTTGCTGTGGCCGCACCACCAACGAACCGTCGAGCGCCTCGTGCGGCGCTTCGAGCACGATCCACGCTTCGAGGCGCTCTTGGTCGGCGGTTCACTCGTCAAAGGCTTCGGACGGGAGGATTCCGACGTGGACATCATGCTGATCGCCACGCCCGACGAGTTCCGTCAGCGTCAGGCACGCGGCGACTACAGCTACTTCTCCGAAGAGGAATGCGATTACGCCGGGGGATACGTTGACGGCAAGATTCTCGACCTGGCGTTTCTGCAGGACGTGGCCCGGCGCGGCAGCGAACCTGCCCGCGCTGCTTTTGTCGGCGCCTACCCCGCCTTTTCCCGCCTGCCAGACCTGGAAAGGCTGCTGCAGCGCATCACCGCCTATCCGGACGACGAACGGCCGGAAAAGATGCGCGCTTTTTACGGTCACGTCCTGATCATGAACTGGTATGTTGGAGAAGCCGAGAAACGCGGTGACCTGTACCTGCTGCGCCACACCAGCACTGAGCTCGCGCTCTATGCCGGGCGGCTCTTTCTGGCGCACAACCGCATCCTGTATCCCTACCACAAGTGGTTCATGCGCCGTCTGCAGCAGGCGCCCGACAAACCGGCCGACCTCACGTCGCGTCTGGAACAACTTCTTGCCACGCCCTCACGCGAAACGGCGCAGGCCCTGCTGGAATGCGTGAACGGTTTTCAGGACTGGGGAATGGATTTCGGTGATGCGACGCGTTACTTTCTGGAGAACCGCGAGTGGAACTGGCGGGAACTGCGCACGCCGCTGGAAGACCGCTGA
- a CDS encoding GreA/GreB family elongation factor yields MRAPKARSVENLRQDAKLTREGYERLERALQREQERLDEARRVVREQLEANENESLGLVEAQQHLMTIEVRIEELEDILARSSVVTVDEAADGCALGATVVLLDLQGQREMRVQLVSAAEASVPGGAVPKISSSSPVGVQLLGRSVGDSFEVALGARRVHYTVKSIEYDA; encoded by the coding sequence ATGCGTGCACCCAAAGCCAGGAGCGTGGAAAACTTGAGGCAGGACGCCAAATTGACGCGAGAAGGATACGAGCGCCTCGAGCGCGCGCTGCAACGTGAACAGGAACGGCTCGACGAAGCGAGGCGGGTGGTCCGTGAGCAGCTTGAGGCCAACGAAAACGAAAGCCTGGGGCTGGTTGAAGCCCAGCAGCACCTGATGACCATCGAGGTACGCATTGAGGAACTCGAAGACATCCTGGCGAGGTCCAGTGTCGTCACAGTGGACGAGGCAGCAGACGGCTGCGCCCTGGGGGCCACGGTGGTGCTGCTCGACCTGCAGGGCCAGCGTGAGATGCGCGTGCAGCTGGTCAGCGCCGCCGAGGCCTCGGTGCCGGGTGGAGCGGTACCGAAGATCAGCAGCAGCAGCCCGGTGGGTGTGCAGCTGCTGGGTCGCTCGGTGGGCGATTCGTTCGAGGTGGCCCTTGGTGCGCGCCGTGTTCACTACACCGTGAAAAGCATCGAATACGACGCCTGA
- a CDS encoding aldo/keto reductase, giving the protein MTIYRRLGRSGLHLFPIGLGSMQFGWTADEQTSQDIMDAYYEAGGNFIDTADIYTTWTDGNPGGISEEMIGRWMKARGNRDDIVVATKVRGAMGERGSQGRKSVHQREGLSRRWIIKACEDSLRRLQVDHIDLYQAHAIDSQTPIEETLAAFTELVQRGYVRYIGCSNYSAWRLMHALWVSDRQGLESFVSIQPEYSLLSPTRANFERELQRVAVEFGLGIVPWSPLGGGMLTGKYKRGQPLPESVRADENAARRFSDKNFDIIEMLETVAGRHNAKPAQVALAWMLAQPAMTSPIIGANSVAQLQELLGTLQLQLSAQDLEDITKVSDWERARTELEY; this is encoded by the coding sequence ATGACGATCTACCGCAGACTGGGCCGCAGCGGCCTGCACCTCTTTCCCATCGGTCTCGGCAGCATGCAGTTCGGCTGGACGGCCGACGAGCAGACCTCCCAGGACATCATGGACGCCTACTATGAGGCAGGCGGCAACTTCATCGACACCGCCGACATTTACACCACCTGGACGGACGGCAATCCCGGTGGCATTTCCGAGGAGATGATCGGACGCTGGATGAAGGCGCGCGGCAACCGCGACGACATCGTGGTCGCTACCAAAGTGCGCGGCGCGATGGGTGAGCGTGGCAGCCAGGGCCGAAAAAGTGTTCACCAACGTGAAGGCCTGTCGCGCCGCTGGATCATCAAGGCCTGCGAGGACAGCCTGCGACGCCTGCAGGTCGATCACATCGACCTCTACCAGGCCCACGCCATCGACAGCCAGACCCCCATCGAGGAGACGCTCGCGGCCTTCACGGAGCTGGTGCAGCGCGGCTACGTGCGCTATATCGGCTGCTCGAACTACAGCGCCTGGCGCCTGATGCACGCCCTGTGGGTCAGTGACCGCCAGGGACTGGAGTCTTTTGTCAGCATCCAGCCCGAGTACAGCCTGCTGTCACCGACCCGCGCCAACTTCGAGCGTGAACTGCAGCGTGTCGCCGTCGAATTTGGCCTGGGCATCGTGCCGTGGAGCCCGCTGGGCGGCGGCATGCTGACCGGCAAGTACAAGCGCGGCCAGCCTCTTCCGGAAAGCGTGCGCGCCGACGAGAACGCCGCACGACGCTTCAGCGACAAGAACTTCGACATCATCGAGATGCTCGAGACCGTCGCCGGACGACACAATGCCAAACCGGCCCAGGTGGCGCTCGCGTGGATGCTCGCGCAGCCGGCCATGACCTCGCCCATCATCGGCGCCAACAGTGTGGCGCAACTGCAGGAGCTGCTCGGCACCTTGCAGCTGCAGCTGAGCGCGCAGGACCTGGAAGACATCACGAAGGTCAGTGACTGGGAACGCGCGCGCACCGAACTGGAATACTGA
- a CDS encoding GerMN domain-containing protein — protein MTDRLRRLLALLTLLAGVTASAQATTAVKLYLTAMGNGPGKQIGCGDRLVSLSRTLPFTRTPLRAALTALLESRPSSPKVYNVFERSSLRVERIDLRGGNAVVRLSGQLVLGGVCDYPRVTGQLQATARQFPSVRAACFFVDGVPLEQLLDESGRRLPVDVCTSRVRR, from the coding sequence GTGACTGACCGATTACGCCGACTGCTGGCCCTGCTGACCCTGCTTGCAGGAGTCACGGCATCTGCCCAGGCCACAACCGCAGTAAAGCTCTATCTGACCGCGATGGGTAACGGACCGGGGAAGCAGATCGGCTGCGGAGACCGGCTTGTATCCCTATCGCGGACGCTGCCCTTTACGCGCACACCCCTGCGCGCGGCACTGACGGCCCTGCTCGAATCGCGCCCTTCTTCACCAAAGGTGTACAACGTGTTTGAGCGCTCCTCTCTCCGGGTGGAACGCATCGATCTGCGTGGCGGGAATGCCGTCGTTCGTTTGTCCGGCCAGTTGGTGCTGGGTGGGGTGTGTGATTATCCACGGGTGACCGGGCAGCTTCAGGCGACCGCCCGGCAGTTTCCCTCGGTGCGGGCGGCCTGCTTTTTCGTCGATGGCGTGCCGCTCGAACAGCTGCTTGACGAGTCTGGGCGCCGCCTTCCCGTCGACGTCTGCACGTCGCGCGTTCGACGCTGA
- a CDS encoding DUF350 domain-containing protein, which produces MLEATSQTSILLLTILYAILGLALLILGYWIVDRFTPTDAQKKIFEEGNVAVAILMGSFVLGLALVIAAAMTG; this is translated from the coding sequence ATGCTCGAAGCTACCAGCCAGACGTCGATTTTGCTGCTCACGATTCTGTACGCCATTCTCGGGCTGGCCCTGCTCATTCTGGGGTACTGGATCGTCGACCGCTTCACGCCCACCGATGCCCAGAAAAAGATCTTCGAAGAGGGGAACGTGGCCGTCGCCATTCTGATGGGCTCGTTCGTGCTGGGGCTGGCACTGGTCATCGCGGCCGCCATGACCGGCTGA
- a CDS encoding peroxiredoxin-like family protein, protein MLAESQLANLYFRTGAALGETLMGIKRRGQHGVLDVQLGGQLRTCLAFERGRLSAVDSPLLFPWSVSLQRGRVNARAIERAQTVSSSALEMLRTLERDGHVSRDDLARLARERVLMALLPLVRAQDSRLRFTVAAPHRNLPRPGVLATELLADADERLARLDGLEAALQPHQRCRLTSGATVVPESLQGLPEQHWNVLTLLSEGLTLAEVARRAVLPWDELTLSVRRLERRGFIRVEASSFAPRAGVRLVPGDFAPHFTLPDVSGRPVSLSAYRHGKLLLTFNRQAGCAFCNPRTQRLIEAYPVLRAAGVEVLSVFGSTVEALQAHVGQLQPPFTLLSDPHDTSHAEYGVGYSLLGFLDPRNLPTMLRGVRMPTFGRATDGELLRMPAEFLIGPGLRIERAHYNAYAADFLPIEDILGWGRAGS, encoded by the coding sequence ATGTTGGCAGAATCACAGCTGGCCAATTTGTATTTCAGGACAGGCGCAGCCCTGGGTGAAACCCTGATGGGCATCAAGCGGCGGGGACAGCATGGAGTGCTCGACGTGCAACTCGGTGGTCAGCTCCGCACCTGCCTTGCCTTCGAGCGTGGCCGGTTGAGTGCGGTCGACAGCCCGCTGCTTTTTCCGTGGAGCGTGAGTTTGCAACGCGGCCGTGTGAATGCCCGCGCCATCGAGAGGGCTCAGACGGTGTCAAGCAGTGCACTGGAGATGCTGCGCACCCTGGAGCGTGACGGACACGTTTCGCGCGATGACCTGGCCCGCCTCGCACGCGAGCGGGTCCTGATGGCGCTGCTACCGCTGGTGCGCGCCCAGGACAGCCGTCTGCGGTTCACGGTGGCCGCGCCGCACCGCAACCTGCCGCGTCCCGGCGTGCTCGCCACCGAACTGCTGGCCGACGCCGACGAGCGGCTGGCCCGGCTGGACGGACTGGAAGCGGCCTTGCAGCCCCACCAGCGCTGCCGTCTGACGAGCGGCGCAACCGTGGTGCCCGAATCGCTGCAAGGCTTACCCGAGCAGCACTGGAATGTGCTGACGCTCTTGTCCGAAGGGTTGACGCTGGCCGAAGTGGCGCGGCGGGCGGTGTTGCCCTGGGACGAACTGACCCTCAGTGTCCGGCGGCTGGAGCGGCGAGGCTTTATTCGGGTGGAGGCGAGTTCGTTCGCGCCGCGCGCCGGGGTGCGCCTTGTGCCCGGCGATTTCGCGCCGCACTTCACCCTGCCGGACGTGTCCGGGCGCCCGGTCTCGCTGAGCGCCTACCGGCACGGCAAGCTGCTGCTGACCTTCAACCGTCAGGCCGGTTGTGCCTTCTGCAATCCGCGCACCCAGCGGCTGATCGAAGCTTATCCGGTGCTGCGCGCGGCGGGCGTGGAAGTGCTCAGCGTGTTCGGCTCGACCGTCGAGGCCCTGCAGGCCCACGTCGGGCAACTGCAGCCCCCGTTCACGCTGCTGAGCGATCCGCACGACACCTCGCACGCCGAGTATGGCGTCGGGTACTCTCTGCTGGGTTTTCTCGATCCACGCAACCTGCCCACCATGTTGCGCGGTGTGCGCATGCCGACCTTTGGCCGGGCGACCGATGGAGAACTGCTGCGGATGCCCGCCGAATTCCTGATCGGCCCTGGCCTGCGAATCGAGCGCGCCCATTACAATGCTTACGCGGCGGATTTTCTGCCGATCGAGGACATTCTCGGGTGGGGACGCGCGGGAAGCTGA
- a CDS encoding DMT family transporter → MSHSRHTALVRGPQRPLRGVAFFALALLLFACLDATAKYLTTHYPVPLIAWVRYAGQFLLMTALIVPFQGRRILVTQRTGLVVLRSMCLVVLTFLMISGLRLLPLAEATSIVFIAPLLVVLLARPLLQERIGTARAVAVVVGFAGVLLIARPGGDLHPGGVALILMAAVLNASYQLLSRLLSTTERTANQLYWSALLGTVSFLLFLPWFWSGPAPSLELTLLLLSLGVTGGLGHLCFTLAFRDAPASLLAPVTYLQLVWAGLLGWLVFGQLPDALTLTGMLVVALSGVTVTVFGRRA, encoded by the coding sequence TTGTCTCACTCCCGTCATACGGCCCTTGTCCGCGGACCACAACGCCCTCTGCGCGGGGTGGCGTTCTTCGCGCTGGCACTCCTGCTGTTTGCCTGCCTCGACGCGACCGCCAAGTACCTGACCACGCACTACCCGGTTCCCTTGATCGCCTGGGTGCGTTACGCCGGGCAGTTTCTGCTGATGACCGCCCTGATCGTACCGTTTCAGGGACGCCGCATTCTGGTCACCCAGCGCACCGGTCTGGTGGTGCTGCGTTCGATGTGCCTCGTCGTGCTGACCTTTCTGATGATTTCGGGCCTCCGGTTGCTGCCCCTGGCCGAAGCCACCTCCATCGTGTTCATCGCTCCCCTGCTGGTGGTGCTGCTTGCCCGCCCGCTGCTGCAAGAGCGCATCGGAACGGCGCGTGCCGTGGCGGTCGTGGTGGGATTCGCGGGCGTGCTGCTGATCGCGCGTCCCGGCGGTGACCTGCACCCGGGTGGTGTGGCGCTGATCCTGATGGCCGCAGTGCTCAATGCCTCCTATCAACTGCTCTCACGCCTGCTCAGCACCACCGAGCGCACTGCGAACCAGCTCTACTGGTCCGCACTTCTGGGAACCGTCAGTTTCTTATTGTTCCTTCCCTGGTTCTGGAGCGGCCCGGCACCTTCCCTGGAACTCACGCTCCTGCTGCTCAGCCTCGGTGTTACAGGGGGATTGGGGCATCTGTGCTTCACCTTGGCCTTCCGGGACGCGCCCGCTTCGTTGCTGGCGCCCGTCACTTACTTGCAGCTGGTATGGGCGGGCCTGCTGGGGTGGCTGGTCTTCGGGCAGCTTCCCGATGCCCTGACCCTCACGGGCATGCTGGTCGTCGCGCTGTCAGGCGTCACTGTCACGGTCTTTGGGCGCCGCGCATGA
- a CDS encoding MATE family efflux transporter yields MTRAHLRNVLRLALPASFEAVIQLVFNFLAQLIVATLGATAVAAVGFSNNVTLLGVFTLGTLGAGAGILVARAYGARDHATIRRVTSTALVVAATVTLALALGVAAFAQSVLGALGAPEELSETAAPFFQVALFAVPLIVVSVVAGSVLRSLERPRIPMFATLAAAALNVALGYGLVHGVSGLPRLGLAGAAWGALAGQGLRVCWLLWVLYGRSGLMRWAWPKPDAAGWRQLRELLHLSLPLAATQLAWSGGNLLYALLLARLSTTALAGVQIAYTIEGIFVVASFGLVPAATALIGQAVGQGDERRAREWALVIQRFGLITGVVFGALFALTAFALPNLYPGVGEGVRKIAFGAILLNATFQVAKVANMVRGGGVLPSGSDTRGVLIGDAAGAFVIGLPLAWLLAFELNFGVWGVLWARVAEELVKLVIFTWRTRKLVWRRVIEERALQAV; encoded by the coding sequence TTGACCCGCGCCCACCTTCGCAACGTCCTGCGTCTGGCCCTGCCCGCCAGCTTCGAAGCGGTCATCCAACTGGTCTTCAACTTTCTGGCCCAGCTGATCGTGGCCACCCTGGGCGCCACGGCCGTAGCTGCCGTGGGGTTTTCCAACAACGTCACCCTGCTCGGCGTGTTCACGCTGGGCACCCTGGGGGCGGGTGCGGGCATTCTGGTCGCGCGGGCCTACGGCGCGCGCGACCACGCCACCATCCGCCGTGTCACCAGCACGGCCCTGGTGGTCGCGGCGACCGTCACGTTGGCCCTCGCCCTTGGTGTCGCCGCCTTTGCCCAATCCGTACTGGGCGCGCTGGGCGCCCCCGAAGAGCTGTCCGAAACAGCCGCCCCCTTTTTCCAGGTAGCACTGTTCGCAGTGCCCCTGATCGTCGTGAGCGTGGTGGCCGGCAGCGTGCTGCGTTCGCTGGAGCGTCCACGCATTCCGATGTTCGCCACGCTGGCGGCGGCAGCCCTCAACGTTGCGCTGGGATACGGACTGGTGCACGGTGTCAGCGGCCTGCCCCGCCTGGGGTTGGCGGGAGCGGCCTGGGGCGCCCTTGCCGGGCAGGGGCTGCGGGTCTGCTGGCTGTTGTGGGTGCTCTACGGGCGAAGCGGCCTGATGCGCTGGGCCTGGCCAAAACCCGATGCTGCCGGCTGGCGTCAGTTGCGCGAACTGCTGCACCTGTCCCTGCCCCTGGCCGCCACGCAGCTGGCCTGGAGCGGCGGGAACCTGCTGTACGCCCTGCTGCTCGCGCGTCTCAGCACCACCGCACTGGCGGGCGTACAGATCGCCTACACCATCGAAGGCATCTTCGTGGTGGCGTCGTTCGGGCTGGTCCCAGCGGCCACGGCCCTGATCGGCCAGGCCGTCGGGCAGGGTGACGAGCGCCGGGCCCGGGAGTGGGCACTCGTCATTCAGCGCTTCGGGCTGATCACCGGCGTGGTATTCGGCGCGCTGTTCGCCCTGACCGCTTTTGCGCTGCCCAACCTGTATCCCGGCGTCGGCGAAGGCGTGCGCAAGATTGCCTTTGGCGCCATTTTGCTCAACGCCACGTTTCAGGTGGCCAAAGTCGCCAACATGGTCCGTGGTGGTGGGGTGCTGCCTTCCGGAAGCGACACGCGGGGTGTGCTGATCGGTGACGCGGCGGGCGCCTTCGTGATCGGTCTGCCGCTGGCGTGGCTGCTGGCCTTCGAGCTGAACTTCGGCGTGTGGGGCGTGCTGTGGGCGCGCGTCGCCGAGGAACTGGTGAAGCTGGTCATCTTTACATGGCGTACCCGAAAACTGGTCTGGCGGCGGGTCATCGAAGAGCGCGCACTGCAGGCCGTCTGA
- a CDS encoding peptidoglycan-binding domain-containing protein, with protein MITLPSILRALLLTALTSFTGALAAATPAQVEGAAVAAARAVDGTIVACPETFRNFTESRRCVRVPGEPEEIKARLNRSLGAALVSAWRAQSNPIYSYNYLRSAGEFVGIVAGPAARDGKSTLLVFDAVPDRADLRRDEESVRIVPQPREESQASTPAPGTVTPSASPSGSSPAQPGASTGAANRETPGAAAGAGTVPAARAASPRLTFARPLVLREPRLNGEDVRAVQNRLMDVAGMARGAGGDGWYGPVTSATVRAFQAANALPVTGMVDRTTWERLFSPEARPFDPNAVRARP; from the coding sequence ATGATCACCTTGCCGTCGATTCTCCGCGCCCTCCTGTTGACTGCCCTGACGTCGTTCACGGGTGCGCTTGCCGCCGCCACGCCGGCCCAGGTCGAAGGCGCCGCCGTGGCGGCAGCCCGCGCGGTGGACGGCACCATCGTGGCGTGTCCCGAAACCTTTCGGAACTTTACCGAGAGTCGGCGGTGTGTGCGTGTTCCCGGAGAACCCGAAGAAATCAAGGCGCGCCTGAACCGCAGTCTCGGTGCCGCGCTCGTGTCGGCTTGGCGCGCGCAGAGCAATCCGATCTACTCGTATAACTACCTGCGCAGTGCCGGTGAGTTTGTCGGCATTGTCGCCGGGCCCGCGGCACGTGACGGCAAATCGACGCTGCTGGTGTTCGACGCCGTGCCGGACCGCGCCGACCTGCGACGCGACGAGGAAAGCGTCCGGATCGTGCCGCAACCCCGTGAGGAATCGCAGGCGTCCACTCCGGCGCCTGGAACCGTGACGCCGTCAGCGTCCCCCTCGGGTTCGTCGCCCGCCCAACCGGGAGCTTCCACCGGTGCGGCCAACCGGGAGACGCCGGGAGCAGCAGCGGGAGCGGGAACCGTTCCGGCGGCGAGGGCGGCTTCGCCACGCCTGACATTCGCGCGCCCGCTCGTCCTGCGCGAGCCACGCCTGAACGGTGAGGACGTGCGGGCCGTGCAGAACCGCCTGATGGACGTGGCGGGCATGGCCCGCGGTGCCGGAGGTGACGGCTGGTACGGGCCGGTCACCTCGGCGACCGTGCGGGCCTTTCAGGCGGCCAACGCGCTGCCGGTCACCGGAATGGTCGACCGGACGACCTGGGAACGCCTGTTTTCGCCTGAAGCCCGTCCTTTTGACCCGAACGCGGTTCGCGCCCGGCCCTGA
- a CDS encoding MFS transporter, whose protein sequence is MSHPSGVSSILDSRRVRRTMRLSILEGSITQLFLNWTTGSVLIGYMLHLGAGPTELALVASVPLLAQVVSPFVASLAASLGGRKLLTVLLAVIGRGLWVLAALLPLLALPPEWQGGALVALVALSSVFQAGNGTLWSAWMGDVVPEQERGRYFGLRAGVLGVVGMLGNLVAGFFLDRLPAPFNFQVVLAVAVLASLIGAALYLLHDEPPMHAVKADLRRTLSAPWRETNFRRFLSFTLFWHFAVMLAAPFVFPYFLQELRLTFTQVAVWSAIASTCALGTSWWWGRVADAIGNKTVLRFGTVLAGVGLPGTWILAGLSGRIEFIWLSAVLDAFAWGAIGPAIFNLALGSAPREERTAFFAMFSLASGLAGCLGGLIAGPLLAGFLPLVWKTPYFTWTGYHTLFALSGLARAQAWVLLRRVEEPGAIRVREAARATRLRWTGRS, encoded by the coding sequence ATGTCCCACCCGTCAGGCGTCTCTTCCATCCTCGATTCGCGCCGCGTGCGCCGCACCATGCGCCTCTCTATCCTGGAAGGCAGCATCACGCAGCTGTTCCTGAACTGGACGACGGGCAGCGTACTGATCGGCTACATGCTGCACCTGGGTGCCGGACCGACCGAGCTGGCCCTGGTGGCGAGCGTGCCCCTGCTCGCGCAGGTGGTCAGTCCCTTCGTGGCGTCCCTGGCGGCCTCGCTGGGAGGACGCAAGCTGTTGACCGTCCTGCTGGCCGTGATCGGGCGTGGCCTGTGGGTGCTGGCCGCGCTGCTGCCGCTGCTCGCTTTGCCCCCAGAGTGGCAGGGCGGTGCGCTGGTGGCGTTGGTGGCGCTGTCCAGCGTGTTCCAGGCCGGCAACGGCACACTGTGGTCCGCCTGGATGGGGGACGTGGTGCCCGAGCAGGAACGCGGTCGTTACTTTGGCTTGCGAGCAGGCGTGCTGGGCGTGGTCGGCATGCTGGGCAACCTGGTCGCGGGGTTTTTCCTCGACCGTCTGCCGGCGCCCTTCAACTTCCAGGTGGTGCTGGCCGTGGCGGTGCTCGCCTCGCTGATCGGTGCGGCCCTCTACCTGCTGCACGACGAACCCCCCATGCACGCCGTGAAGGCCGACCTTCGGCGCACCCTCAGTGCGCCGTGGCGCGAAACCAATTTTCGCCGTTTTCTGTCCTTCACACTGTTCTGGCACTTCGCGGTGATGCTGGCCGCTCCGTTCGTGTTTCCGTATTTTCTGCAGGAGCTGCGGCTGACGTTCACGCAGGTGGCCGTCTGGTCGGCGATCGCCTCGACCTGCGCGCTGGGCACCAGCTGGTGGTGGGGCCGGGTGGCAGACGCCATCGGCAACAAGACCGTGCTGCGCTTCGGCACGGTGCTGGCGGGCGTTGGCCTGCCCGGAACCTGGATTTTGGCCGGCCTGAGCGGGCGCATCGAATTCATCTGGCTCAGTGCGGTGCTGGACGCCTTCGCCTGGGGCGCCATCGGCCCGGCCATCTTCAACCTCGCGCTGGGCAGCGCCCCGCGCGAGGAGCGCACGGCCTTTTTTGCCATGTTCAGCCTTGCCAGCGGCCTGGCCGGCTGTCTGGGTGGCCTGATCGCCGGGCCGCTGCTGGCCGGCTTTCTGCCCCTGGTCTGGAAAACGCCGTATTTCACCTGGACGGGTTATCACACGCTGTTCGCCCTGTCCGGCCTGGCGCGCGCTCAGGCCTGGGTGCTGCTGCGCCGGGTCGAGGAGCCGGGCGCGATCCGGGTGCGCGAAGCCGCGCGCGCCACGCGGCTTCGCTGGACCGGACGAAGCTGA